A stretch of Pseudomonas sp. LRP2-20 DNA encodes these proteins:
- the tcdA gene encoding tRNA cyclic N6-threonylcarbamoyladenosine(37) synthase TcdA has product MSTEDPRFAGVARLYGDEGLQRLSNAHVAVVGIGGVGSWAAEALARSGVGEITLFDLDDVCVSNTNRQAHALEGQVGRPKVEVMAERLRAINPAITVHAVADFVTRETMAEYITEQMDAVIDCIDSVMAKAALIAWCRRRKIAIVTTGGAGGQIDPTQIQVGDLNKTFNDPLASRVRSTLRRDYNFSRNTSRNYGVPCVFSSEQLRYPKGDGSVCLQKSFVGEGVRLDCAGGFGAVMMVTATFGMVAASKAIEKLVAGARRPSERVKPE; this is encoded by the coding sequence ATGAGCACAGAGGATCCACGCTTTGCCGGCGTTGCCCGGTTGTACGGCGACGAAGGGCTGCAGCGTCTGAGCAACGCCCATGTGGCGGTCGTCGGCATCGGCGGGGTCGGTTCATGGGCGGCCGAAGCCCTGGCGCGCAGTGGCGTGGGCGAAATCACCCTGTTCGACCTGGACGATGTCTGCGTCAGCAACACCAACCGCCAGGCCCACGCCCTGGAAGGCCAGGTGGGGCGGCCCAAGGTCGAGGTCATGGCCGAGCGCCTTCGGGCGATCAATCCGGCGATCACGGTGCATGCTGTGGCGGATTTCGTCACCCGTGAGACCATGGCCGAGTACATCACCGAACAGATGGATGCGGTGATCGACTGCATCGACAGCGTGATGGCCAAGGCCGCGCTGATCGCCTGGTGCCGGCGCCGCAAGATTGCCATTGTCACCACCGGTGGTGCGGGCGGGCAGATCGACCCGACACAGATCCAGGTCGGCGACCTGAACAAGACCTTCAACGACCCGCTGGCCTCACGGGTGCGCTCGACCCTGCGTCGGGACTACAACTTCTCGCGCAATACCAGCCGCAACTATGGCGTGCCGTGTGTGTTTTCCAGCGAGCAGCTGCGTTATCCGAAGGGGGATGGCAGTGTCTGCCTGCAGAAGAGCTTCGTTGGCGAAGGCGTGCGCCTGGACTGCGCGGGGGGCTTTGGTGCGGTGATGATGGTGACCGCCACCTTCGGCATGGTCGCGGCGAGCAAGGCAATCGAGAAGCTGGTGGCTGGCGCGCGGCGGCCCTCGGAACGAGTAAAACCTGAATAG
- a CDS encoding SufE family protein encodes MSLPVQAQEALASFQQARGWEQRARLLMQWGDRLEPLSEADKVEANRVHGCESLVWLVAEHDDGQWRFKAASDARLLRGLLALLLVRVQGLSSADLAELDLPGWFTRLGLERQLSPSRSNGLHAVLLRMAELASTC; translated from the coding sequence ATGAGTTTGCCGGTACAGGCTCAGGAGGCATTGGCCAGTTTCCAACAGGCCCGCGGCTGGGAGCAGCGGGCGCGCCTGCTGATGCAATGGGGTGATCGGCTGGAGCCGCTGAGTGAGGCAGACAAGGTCGAGGCCAATCGCGTGCATGGCTGCGAAAGCCTGGTGTGGTTGGTCGCCGAACATGACGACGGCCAGTGGCGATTCAAGGCGGCCAGTGATGCGCGGTTGTTGCGCGGGTTGCTGGCCCTGTTGCTGGTGCGTGTACAAGGTCTGTCCAGTGCGGATTTGGCCGAGCTGGATCTGCCTGGGTGGTTTACTCGGCTAGGTCTGGAGCGGCAATTGTCGCCATCGCGCAGCAATGGGCTGCATGCGGTGTTGCTGCGGATGGCGGAGCTGGCGTCCACCTGCTGA
- a CDS encoding aminotransferase class V-fold PLP-dependent enzyme: MFQPSPWRADFPAIAALQRQHQTYLDSAATTQKPQALLDALSHYYGHGAANVHRAQHLPGALATQAFEASRDKVAAWLNAADSRQIVFTHGATSALNLLAYGLEHRFEAGDEIAISALEHHANLLPWQQLARRRDLRLVVLPLDEHGRIDLDQALQLIGPRTRVLAVSQLSNVLGTWQPLPALLAHARAQGALTVVDGAQGVVHGRHDVQQLGCDFYVFSSHKLYGPEGVGVLYGRSHALELLRHWQFGGEMVQLADYQSASFRPAPLGFEAGTPPIAGVLGLGATLDYLASLDGHAVEAHEASLHQHLLRGLADREGVRVLGTPQTALASFVIEGVHNADIAHMLTEQGIAVRAGHHCAMPLLKGLGLEGAIRVSLGLYNDSDDLQRFFEALDQGLELLR; encoded by the coding sequence ATGTTCCAGCCCTCCCCCTGGCGCGCCGATTTCCCCGCCATCGCCGCCCTGCAACGGCAGCACCAGACCTACCTGGACAGCGCCGCCACCACCCAGAAGCCCCAGGCGTTGCTCGATGCCCTGAGCCATTACTACGGCCACGGCGCCGCCAACGTGCACCGCGCCCAGCACCTGCCCGGCGCGCTGGCCACCCAGGCTTTCGAGGCCAGCCGCGACAAGGTGGCCGCCTGGCTCAATGCCGCGGACTCACGGCAGATCGTGTTCACCCATGGCGCCACCTCGGCGCTGAACCTGCTGGCCTATGGCCTGGAACACCGTTTCGAAGCGGGCGACGAGATTGCCATCAGCGCGCTGGAACACCACGCCAACCTGCTGCCCTGGCAGCAACTGGCTCGGCGGCGCGACCTGCGCCTGGTGGTGCTGCCGCTGGACGAACATGGCCGTATCGACCTGGACCAGGCGCTGCAGCTGATCGGCCCGCGTACCCGCGTGCTCGCCGTCAGCCAGCTGTCCAACGTGCTCGGCACCTGGCAACCCCTGCCTGCGCTGCTGGCTCATGCCCGTGCACAAGGCGCGCTGACCGTGGTCGATGGCGCTCAGGGCGTGGTCCATGGCCGCCATGATGTGCAGCAGTTGGGCTGCGACTTCTACGTGTTTTCAAGCCACAAGCTGTATGGGCCGGAAGGTGTCGGCGTACTGTATGGCCGTAGCCATGCCCTGGAACTGCTGCGTCATTGGCAGTTCGGTGGGGAAATGGTGCAACTGGCCGACTACCAGAGCGCCAGCTTCCGCCCCGCACCGCTGGGCTTCGAAGCCGGGACCCCGCCGATTGCCGGGGTGCTCGGGCTGGGCGCGACGCTGGATTACCTGGCCAGCCTCGATGGCCATGCCGTCGAGGCCCACGAAGCCAGCCTGCACCAGCACCTGCTGCGTGGCCTGGCCGACCGCGAGGGTGTGCGCGTCCTTGGCACACCACAAACGGCCCTGGCCAGTTTCGTCATCGAAGGGGTACACAACGCCGATATCGCCCATATGCTGACCGAGCAAGGCATTGCTGTACGCGCGGGGCACCACTGCGCCATGCCGCTGCTCAAGGGCCTGGGGCTGGAGGGAGCCATCCGGGTGTCGCTGGGGCTGTACAACGACAGTGACGACCTGCAACGGTTCTTCGAGGCGCTGGACCAAGGCCTGGAGCTGTTGCGATGA
- the dapD gene encoding 2,3,4,5-tetrahydropyridine-2,6-dicarboxylate N-succinyltransferase, with protein MSNTLFSLAFGVGSQNRQGTWLEVFYAQPLLNPSAELVAAVAPILGYEGGNQAIAFTTAQAAQLAEAVKGVDAAQAALLTRLAESHKPLVATLLAEDAALASTPEAYLKLHLLSHRLVKPHGLSLAGIFPLLPNVAWTNQGAVDLGELAELQLEARLKGELLEVFSVDKFPKMTDYVVPAGVRIADTARVRLGAYIGEGTTIMHEGFVNFNAGTEGPGMIEGRVSAGVFVGKGSDLGGGCSTMGTLSGGGNIVIKVGEGCLIGANAGIGIPLGDRNTVEAGLYITAGTKVNLLDENNELVKVVKARDLAGQTDLLFRRNSLNGAVECKTHKSAIELNEALHAHN; from the coding sequence ATGTCCAATACCCTGTTCAGCCTGGCCTTTGGTGTCGGCTCCCAGAACCGCCAGGGCACCTGGCTCGAAGTGTTCTACGCACAACCCCTGCTCAACCCGAGCGCCGAGCTGGTCGCCGCAGTAGCGCCGATCCTTGGCTACGAAGGTGGCAACCAGGCCATCGCCTTCACCACCGCCCAGGCCGCCCAGCTGGCCGAAGCCGTGAAAGGCGTCGACGCCGCCCAGGCTGCCCTGCTGACCCGCCTGGCCGAAAGCCACAAGCCGCTGGTCGCCACCCTGCTGGCCGAAGACGCCGCGCTGGCTTCGACTCCAGAGGCCTACCTCAAGCTGCACCTGCTGTCGCACCGCCTGGTCAAGCCGCACGGCCTGAGCCTGGCCGGCATCTTCCCGCTGCTGCCGAACGTGGCCTGGACCAACCAGGGTGCCGTCGACCTGGGCGAGCTGGCCGAACTGCAACTGGAAGCACGCCTGAAGGGCGAGCTGCTGGAAGTGTTCTCGGTAGACAAGTTCCCGAAGATGACCGACTACGTGGTCCCTGCCGGCGTGCGCATCGCCGACACCGCCCGTGTGCGCCTGGGCGCCTACATCGGCGAAGGCACCACCATCATGCACGAAGGCTTCGTCAACTTTAACGCCGGCACCGAAGGCCCGGGCATGATCGAAGGCCGCGTTTCCGCTGGCGTATTCGTCGGCAAGGGCTCGGACCTGGGCGGCGGCTGCTCGACCATGGGCACCCTGTCCGGTGGCGGCAACATCGTCATCAAGGTCGGCGAAGGCTGCCTGATCGGCGCCAACGCCGGTATCGGCATTCCGCTGGGCGACCGCAACACCGTTGAAGCCGGCCTGTACATTACCGCTGGCACCAAGGTGAACCTGCTCGACGAGAACAACGAGCTGGTGAAAGTGGTCAAGGCACGCGACCTGGCCGGCCAGACCGACCTGCTGTTCCGCCGCAACTCGCTGAACGGCGCCGTGGAGTGCAAGACCCACAAGTCGGCCATCGAGCTGAACGAGGCGCTGCACGCCCACAACTGA